GGTTGGGTTCTTGCTTATGGTGCATGGTTCTCTGTGATGTTTAGGAGTTGCAGGCCACCAAGATGTATCTCCAGTTCTACATCAATGAGAATGGCGACAAGGTCTACACCACGAAGGTACTTGCTTGTTTCGCCTCTCCTCATGTCTGCTATTTGTAGCTTTTGTTTCCGCCATCGTGCAGCAGTAGCAGATATGAAGTTCGTCATTTGGTTCCTTGTAAGAGGAGATGCTGGTGGAGTATTTTAATCTACTAGCTGAGAATAAGAGTTTGGTGGACTATAGcttatttctttgtttttttagtGGATATCGAAATTTCAATTTTTTGGGGGGATAGGGAGAGAAGATGGAGATTATACTCCCATAAACATCAATTGAAAATTACATAGAAGGATCGTCCCCAAGAAAAAACTTTACCAATTGTGGGAGTCAATATGTAAAATCGATGTATTGAACTTATGGAAATATTTTCTACAACTAATAAATAAATGATATGGGATAATGATCTTCATGCAGAAAGAATCACCGCTGGGGATGGCAACACAATCTGCTCATCCAGGTATTTTAGTTATTCATCATACTCATGTTTCCCTGAACATTTTTTCTTGGTAGTTTGTGAAGCTTCCACAATAGGGTTACAAAGTGCTTTGTTTATGTAGCAATGACAACTTGCTCTTGTCGTCACTCTACCCAATCAACAAGATTCGAGCTTAATTGTTTCAGATTTACTATTAAGGCAATGTAAGCTGATCTTCGAAATATTAGAAATCATGTGATTAGTTGGAAGTTATTGATCACATGAGTACCATGTTGCATATGGTTACAGAAAATATAACTAGATTCATATGATA
The window above is part of the Musa acuminata AAA Group cultivar baxijiao chromosome BXJ1-1, Cavendish_Baxijiao_AAA, whole genome shotgun sequence genome. Proteins encoded here:
- the LOC103992599 gene encoding H/ACA ribonucleoprotein complex subunit 3-like protein — protein: MYLQFYINENGDKVYTTKKESPLGMATQSAHPARFSPDDKYSRQRVLLKKRFGLLPTQQPPPKY